The Cylindrospermopsis curvispora GIHE-G1 genome contains a region encoding:
- a CDS encoding ATP-binding protein has product MNLQNLPLGINTLSVLRENNCVYVDKTKLAYHLIRIAGRFFLSRPRRFGKSLFVDTLKEIFEGNEKLFEGLYIHDKWDWSRKFPVIKIDFADGVLKNREELDRRILDLLRKNAERLGVSYESNDIPGKFGTLIGEAVAKYGTRAVVLVDEYDKPILDNIDNPNIAAEMREGLKNLYSVLKGQDANIQFVFMTGVTKFSKVSLFSGINQLKDITISEAYSSICGYTETDLRESLGDHLEGVDWDAVRHWYNGYNWTGSETVYNPYDILLFISEGMKFRNYWFETGSPSFLLKLFQKEQYFLPNLEGIQVTEEILDSFDVEQINPVTLLFQSGYLTIKDTFTDINQMVFCLGIPNMEVKIALNNQFINAYANLVNEKLGIQRLIYTQLDSGDVEGLVSTIKRLFASIPWRNFTNNDLADFEGYYASVIYAFLSSLDARVIPEDITNHGQSDLTVMVGGHVYVMEIKVVEGNQVAGNSALDQILQRNYAEKYRGEPGKSIHEIGLIFSRTQRNLIQADWH; this is encoded by the coding sequence ATGAATTTACAAAATTTGCCTTTGGGGATTAATACCCTGAGCGTGTTGCGTGAAAACAATTGTGTCTATGTAGATAAAACAAAGTTGGCTTACCATCTTATCAGGATTGCAGGAAGATTCTTTTTGTCACGACCAAGACGCTTTGGCAAAAGTCTATTTGTGGATACCTTGAAGGAGATATTCGAGGGGAATGAAAAATTGTTTGAGGGGCTCTATATTCATGACAAATGGGACTGGAGTCGTAAGTTTCCCGTAATTAAGATTGATTTTGCTGATGGGGTATTAAAAAACCGAGAAGAGTTGGATAGACGTATATTAGACCTTTTGCGGAAGAACGCGGAGCGTCTGGGAGTCTCCTACGAGTCAAATGATATACCAGGGAAATTTGGAACCCTGATTGGGGAAGCAGTGGCTAAATATGGTACTAGAGCAGTAGTACTGGTAGATGAATACGACAAACCGATTCTCGATAATATAGATAACCCAAATATCGCCGCTGAAATGCGAGAGGGACTGAAAAACCTTTACTCAGTGTTGAAGGGTCAAGATGCCAACATCCAGTTCGTCTTTATGACTGGAGTCACTAAGTTCTCCAAGGTCAGCCTATTTAGTGGTATAAATCAACTCAAGGACATCACTATTAGCGAAGCCTACTCATCCATCTGTGGTTATACTGAAACGGACCTGCGGGAGTCCTTAGGTGACCACCTTGAGGGAGTGGATTGGGATGCAGTACGTCATTGGTACAATGGTTATAATTGGACAGGTTCAGAGACCGTTTATAACCCCTACGACATTCTCCTCTTCATTAGCGAAGGCATGAAATTTCGCAACTACTGGTTTGAGACAGGTAGTCCCAGCTTTCTGCTCAAGCTGTTCCAGAAGGAGCAGTATTTCCTACCTAATTTGGAGGGAATCCAGGTAACCGAGGAGATACTCGATTCCTTCGATGTGGAGCAAATTAATCCAGTGACCCTCCTGTTTCAGTCTGGTTATTTGACCATTAAAGACACATTTACAGATATCAACCAGATGGTGTTTTGCTTGGGCATACCTAACATGGAGGTGAAGATTGCCCTAAACAACCAGTTTATCAACGCCTATGCCAACTTAGTAAACGAAAAGTTAGGTATACAAAGGCTGATATATACCCAACTGGATTCTGGAGATGTAGAAGGCTTAGTTAGCACCATCAAGCGATTATTTGCCTCCATTCCTTGGCGGAATTTCACTAATAATGACCTAGCGGATTTTGAAGGATATTATGCCTCGGTAATCTACGCCTTTCTCAGTTCCTTGGATGCTCGAGTTATTCCAGAAGATATCACCAATCATGGTCAATCAGACTTAACTGTTATGGTGGGGGGACACGTCTATGTGATGGAAATCAAGGTGGTAGAAGGGAATCAAGTTGCAGGAAATTCAGCACTTGACCAAATCCTTCAGCGAAACTATGCTGAAAAGTACCGTGGGGAACCAGGAAAATCTATCCATGAAATTGGTTTGATATTTAGCCGCACCCAACGGAACCTTATACAAGCGGACTGGCACTGA
- a CDS encoding ATP-binding protein, with the protein MSQEVELKNLPLGINTLDKLRGSNCVYVDKTCFVLKLIKQPGAFFLSRPRRFGKSLFVDTLKEIFEGNEKLFEGLYIHDKWDWSRKFPVIKIDFADGVLKNREELDDKIRDVLWTNGDRLGVGSKRKSISGIFGEIITGAREQFGERVVVLVDEYDKPILDNIDNPNIAAEMREGLKNLYSVLKSQDANLQFVFMTGVTKFSKVSLFSGVNQLTDITIDTQYSSICGYTETDLQESFGDHLEGVDFDQVRNWYNGYNWTGSETVYNPYDILLFIGKGQVFRNYWFETGSPSFLLKLFQKEHYFLPNLEGIQVTEEILDSFDVEQINPVTLLFQSGYLTIKDTFTDINQMVFCLGIPNMEVKIALNNQFINAYANLVNEKLGIQRLIHTQLRSGDVEGLVSTIKRLFASIPWRNFTNNDLADFEGYYASVIYAFLSSLDARVIPEDITNHGQSDLTVMVGGHIYVMEIKVVEGNEVQGNPALDQILQRNYAEKYRGEPGKSIHEIGLIFSRTQRNLIQADWQ; encoded by the coding sequence ATGAGCCAAGAAGTAGAGCTGAAAAACTTGCCGTTAGGGATAAACACGCTAGACAAACTGCGTGGCAGTAATTGTGTATATGTGGACAAAACGTGTTTCGTACTAAAATTGATTAAACAACCTGGAGCATTCTTTCTGTCGCGACCAAGACGCTTTGGTAAAAGTCTATTTGTGGATACCCTGAAGGAGATATTCGAGGGGAATGAAAAATTGTTTGAGGGGCTCTATATTCATGACAAATGGGACTGGAGTCGTAAGTTTCCCGTAATTAAGATTGATTTTGCTGATGGGGTATTAAAAAACCGAGAAGAGTTAGATGACAAGATTCGGGATGTTCTCTGGACTAATGGCGATCGCCTGGGGGTTGGCTCGAAAAGGAAGAGTATCAGCGGGATTTTCGGAGAAATCATCACAGGTGCAAGGGAGCAGTTCGGTGAAAGGGTGGTGGTGCTGGTAGATGAATACGACAAACCGATTCTCGATAATATAGATAACCCAAATATCGCCGCTGAAATGCGAGAGGGACTGAAAAACCTTTACTCAGTGTTGAAGAGTCAAGATGCCAACCTCCAGTTCGTATTTATGACCGGAGTCACTAAGTTCTCCAAGGTCAGCCTATTTAGTGGAGTCAATCAACTAACAGACATCACCATTGATACCCAATACTCATCCATCTGTGGTTATACTGAAACCGACCTGCAAGAGTCCTTCGGTGACCACCTTGAGGGGGTAGATTTTGACCAAGTGCGCAATTGGTATAATGGTTATAATTGGACAGGGTCGGAGACTGTTTATAATCCCTATGACATCTTGCTGTTTATTGGAAAAGGCCAAGTTTTCCGTAACTACTGGTTTGAAACGGGTAGTCCCAGCTTTCTGCTCAAGCTGTTCCAGAAGGAGCACTATTTCCTACCTAATTTGGAGGGAATCCAGGTAACCGAGGAGATACTCGATTCCTTCGATGTGGAGCAAATTAATCCAGTGACCCTCCTGTTTCAGTCTGGTTATTTGACCATTAAAGACACATTTACAGATATCAACCAGATGGTGTTTTGCTTGGGCATACCTAACATGGAGGTGAAAATTGCCCTCAACAACCAGTTTATCAACGCCTATGCTAACTTAGTCAACGAAAAGTTAGGTATACAAAGACTGATACATACCCAACTGCGTTCTGGAGATGTGGAAGGCTTAGTCAGCACCATCAAGCGATTATTTGCCTCCATTCCTTGGCGGAATTTCACTAATAACGACCTAGCGGATTTTGAAGGATATTATGCTTCCGTAATTTACGCCTTCCTTAGTTCCTTGGATGCTCGAGTTATTCCAGAAGATATCACCAATCATGGTCAGTCGGACTTAACTGTTATGGTGGGGGGACACATCTATGTGATGGAAATCAAGGTGGTAGAGGGGAATGAAGTCCAGGGAAATCCAGCACTTGACCAAATCCTTCAGCGAAACTATGCTGAAAAGTACCGTGGAGAACCAGGAAAATCTATCCATGAAATTGGTTTGATATTTAGCCGCACCCAACGGAACCTCATACAAGCGGACTGGCAATAA
- a CDS encoding ATP-binding protein, whose translation MNLQNLPLGINTLSVLRENNCVYVDKTKLAYHLIRIAGRFFLSRPRRFGKSLFVDTLKEIFDGNEKLFEGLYIHDKWDWSRKFPVIKIDFADGVLKNREELDRRILDLLRKNAERLGVSYESNDIPGKFGTLIGEAVAKYGTRAVVLVDEYDKPILDNIDNPNIAAEMREGLKNLYSVLKGQDANLQFVFMTGVTKFSKVSLFSGINQLTDITIDTQYSSICGYTETDLQESFGDHLEGVDFDQVRNWYNGYNWTGSETVYNPYDILLFIGKGQVFRNYWFETGSPSFLLKLFQKERYFLPNLEGIQVTEEILDSFDVEQINPVTLLFQSGYLTIKDTFTDINQMVFCLGIPNMEVKIALNNQFINAYANLVNEKLGIQRLIHTQLRSGDVESLVSTIKRLFASIPWRNFTNNDLADFEGYYASVIYAFLSSLDARVIPEDITNHGQSDLTVMVGGHIYVMEIKVVEGNEVQGNPALDQILQQNYAEKYRGEPGKYVHEIGLIFSRAQRNLIQADWR comes from the coding sequence ATGAATTTACAAAATTTGCCCTTGGGGATCAATACCCTGAGCGTGTTGCGTGAAAACAATTGTGTCTATGTAGATAAAACAAAACTAGCTTACCATCTTATCAGGATTGCGGGAAGATTTTTTCTGTCGCGACCAAGACGCTTTGGTAAAAGTCTATTTGTGGATACCCTGAAGGAGATATTCGACGGGAATGAAAAATTGTTTGAGGGGCTCTATATTCATGACAAATGGGACTGGAGTCGTAAGTTTCCCGTAATTAAGATTGATTTTGCGGATGGGGTATTAAAAAACCGGGAAGAGTTGGATAGACGTATATTAGACCTTTTGCGGAAAAACGCGGAGCGTCTGGGAGTCTCCTACGAGTCAAATGATATACCAGGGAAATTTGGAACCCTGATTGGGGAAGCAGTGGCTAAATATGGTACTAGAGCAGTAGTACTGGTAGATGAATACGACAAACCAATTCTCGATAATATAGACAATCCAAATATCGCCGCTGAAATGCGAGAGGGACTGAAAAACCTTTACTCAGTGCTAAAGGGTCAAGATGCCAACCTCCAGTTCGTGTTTATGACTGGAGTCACTAAGTTTTCTAAGGTCAGCTTATTTAGTGGGATTAATCAACTAACGGACATTACCATTGATACCCAATACTCATCCATCTGTGGTTATACTGAAACCGACCTCCAAGAGTCCTTCGGTGACCACCTTGAGGGGGTAGATTTTGACCAAGTGCGCAATTGGTATAATGGTTATAATTGGACAGGGTCGGAGACTGTTTATAATCCCTATGACATCTTGCTGTTTATTGGAAAAGGCCAAGTTTTCCGTAACTACTGGTTTGAAACGGGTAGTCCCAGCTTTCTACTCAAACTGTTCCAGAAAGAGCGGTATTTCTTACCCAATTTGGAGGGAATTCAGGTAACGGAGGAAATACTTGATTCCTTTGATGTGGAGCAGATTAATCCAGTGACCCTCCTGTTTCAGTCTGGTTATCTGACCATTAAAGACACATTTACAGATATCAACCAGATGGTGTTTTGCTTGGGCATACCCAATATGGAGGTGAAAATTGCCCTCAACAACCAGTTTATCAACGCCTATGCTAACTTAGTAAACGAAAAGTTAGGTATACAAAGACTGATACATACCCAACTGCGTTCTGGAGATGTAGAAAGCTTAGTCAGCACCATCAAGCGATTATTTGCCTCCATTCCTTGGCGGAATTTCACTAACAACGACCTAGCGGATTTTGAAGGATATTATGCTTCCGTAATTTACGCCTTCCTTAGTTCCTTGGATGCTCGAGTTATTCCAGAAGATATCACTAATCATGGTCAGTCAGACTTAACTGTTATGGTGGGGGGACACATCTATGTGATGGAAATTAAGGTGGTAGAGGGGAATGAAGTCCAGGGAAATCCAGCACTTGACCAAATCCTCCAGCAAAACTATGCTGAAAAATACCGTGGGGAACCGGGAAAATATGTCCATGAAATAGGTTTGATATTTAGTCGCGCTCAACGAAACCTCATTCAAGCGGATTGGCGCTAA
- a CDS encoding ATP-binding protein, whose amino-acid sequence MNLQNLPLGINTLSVLRENNCVYVDKTKLAYHLIRIAGRFFLSRPRRFGKSLFVDTLKEIFEGNEKLFEGLYIHDKWDWSRKFPVIKIDFADGVLKNREELDDKIRDVLWTNGDRLGVGSKRKSISGIFGEIITGAREQFGERVVVLVDEYDKPILDNIDNPNIAAEMREGLKNLYSVLKSQDANLQFVFMTGVTKFSKVSLFSGVNQLTDITIDTQYSSICGYTETDLQESFGDHLEGVDFDQVRNWYNGYNWTGSETVYNPYDILLFIGKGQVFRNYWFETGSPSFLLKLFQKEHYFLPNLEGIQVTEEILDSFDVEQINPVTLLFQSGYLTIKDTFTDINQMVFCLGIPNMEVKIALNNQFINAYANLVNEKLGIQRLIHTQLRSGDVEGLFSTIKRLFASIPWRNFTNNDLADFEGYYASVIYAFLSSLDARVIPEDITNHGQSDLTVMVGGHIYVMEIKVVEGNEVQGNPALDQILQRNYAEKYRGEPGKSIHEIGLIFSRTQRNLIQADWQ is encoded by the coding sequence ATGAATTTACAAAATTTGCCCTTGGGGATCAATACCCTGAGCGTGTTGCGTGAAAACAATTGTGTCTATGTAGATAAAACAAAGTTGGCTTACCATCTTATTAGGATTGCGGGAAGATTCTTTCTGTCGCGACCAAGACGCTTTGGCAAAAGCCTATTTGTGGATACCCTGAAGGAGATATTCGAGGGGAATGAAAAATTGTTTGAGGGGCTCTATATTCATGACAAATGGGACTGGAGTCGTAAGTTTCCCGTAATTAAGATTGATTTTGCTGATGGGGTATTAAAAAACCGAGAAGAGTTGGATGACAAGATTCGGGATGTTCTCTGGACTAATGGCGATCGCCTGGGGGTTGGCTCGAAAAGGAAGAGTATCAGCGGGATTTTCGGAGAAATCATCACAGGTGCAAGGGAGCAGTTCGGTGAAAGGGTGGTGGTGCTGGTAGATGAATACGACAAACCGATTCTCGATAATATAGATAACCCAAATATCGCCGCTGAAATGCGAGAGGGACTGAAAAACCTTTACTCAGTGTTGAAGAGTCAAGATGCCAACCTCCAGTTCGTATTTATGACCGGAGTCACTAAGTTCTCCAAGGTCAGCCTATTTAGTGGAGTCAATCAACTAACAGACATCACCATTGATACCCAATACTCATCCATCTGTGGTTATACTGAAACCGACCTGCAAGAGTCCTTCGGTGACCACCTTGAGGGGGTAGATTTTGACCAAGTGCGCAATTGGTATAATGGTTATAATTGGACAGGGTCGGAGACTGTTTATAATCCCTATGACATCTTGCTGTTTATTGGAAAAGGCCAAGTTTTCCGTAACTACTGGTTTGAAACGGGTAGTCCCAGCTTTCTGCTCAAGCTGTTCCAGAAGGAGCACTATTTCCTACCTAATTTGGAGGGAATCCAGGTAACCGAGGAGATACTCGATTCCTTCGATGTGGAGCAAATTAATCCAGTGACCCTCCTGTTTCAGTCTGGTTATCTGACCATTAAAGACACATTTACAGATATCAACCAGATGGTGTTTTGCTTGGGCATACCTAACATGGAGGTGAAGATTGCTCTCAACAACCAGTTTATCAATGCCTATGCTAACTTAGTAAACGAAAAGTTAGGTATACAAAGACTGATACATACCCAACTGCGTTCTGGAGATGTAGAAGGCTTATTCAGCACCATCAAGCGATTATTTGCCTCCATTCCTTGGCGGAATTTCACTAATAACGATCTAGCGGATTTTGAAGGATATTATGCTTCCGTAATTTACGCCTTCCTTAGTTCCTTGGATGCTCGAGTTATTCCAGAAGATATCACCAATCATGGTCAGTCGGACTTAACTGTTATGGTGGGGGGACACATCTATGTGATGGAAATCAAGGTGGTAGAGGGGAATGAAGTCCAGGGAAATCCAGCACTTGACCAAATCCTTCAGCGAAACTATGCTGAAAAGTACCGTGGAGAACCAGGAAAATCTATCCATGAAATTGGTTTGATATTTAGCCGCACCCAACGGAACCTCATACAAGCGGACTGGCAATAA
- a CDS encoding SagB/ThcOx family dehydrogenase yields MTQIQPSIAEYYHEQTKYDPESLRQKSQYLDWNKQPVPFKEYKIGSDFELKYYLNKKLEDFSNNSSEQWWWRLSELLFCSYGLTAKIPSMGSTVYLRSAPSAGGLYPAELYVVSRGLPLLPAGLYNYQCRTHSLKQFWDSDVWENLQAACFCHPSLENSQLAIITTAVFYRSAWRYQDRAYRRIFLDTGHLLGNIELAGAMTNYRPYLIGGFVDEAVNNLLYVDSHQEAATVVIGLVDLLKESKKFSSQKTALPSLTIKNYPRIPDGEILNYLHLHTQIKSDFQPENPEGKTTISNYQNNGNNLDDKYNFSFCDKFSTHSPSINWGKNLGDLAETMYKRRSTRSYSGEKLKFDELKLLLDFTYQPQNYLDQNLDSHPDYFDLNLIETFIAVSGVDGLEPGCYYYAPKAQELRQIRFKNFRSELHFLCLGQELGRDAAAVIFHTADLKKAVDNYGDRVYRYLHLDAGHLGQRLNLAAIHLNLGVSGVGGFFDNQVNDILGIPIDEAVVYITTLGRPR; encoded by the coding sequence ATGACACAAATACAACCATCTATTGCCGAATACTACCACGAACAGACAAAATATGATCCGGAGAGCTTACGACAAAAAAGCCAATATTTAGATTGGAATAAACAACCAGTCCCCTTCAAAGAGTACAAAATAGGATCTGACTTTGAATTAAAGTACTATCTGAACAAGAAACTAGAGGATTTTAGCAACAATTCTTCAGAGCAATGGTGGTGGAGACTGTCAGAATTGTTATTTTGTAGTTATGGGCTAACAGCAAAAATCCCTTCTATGGGTAGTACAGTATACCTACGTTCCGCACCAAGTGCGGGAGGATTGTATCCTGCAGAATTATATGTCGTTTCCCGTGGATTACCCTTACTACCCGCAGGACTTTATAACTATCAATGTCGGACACATTCCCTAAAACAATTTTGGGACAGCGATGTTTGGGAGAATTTGCAAGCTGCTTGTTTTTGCCATCCTAGTTTAGAAAATAGCCAACTAGCAATAATCACTACAGCTGTTTTTTATCGTTCCGCATGGCGTTACCAGGATAGGGCTTATCGGCGTATTTTTTTGGATACAGGACATCTTTTAGGTAACATTGAATTGGCGGGGGCAATGACGAATTATAGACCCTATTTAATAGGGGGTTTTGTAGATGAAGCGGTTAATAATTTATTGTATGTTGATTCCCACCAAGAAGCAGCAACAGTGGTCATAGGACTAGTAGATTTATTAAAGGAGTCAAAAAAATTTTCTTCACAGAAAACCGCTCTTCCATCTTTGACTATCAAGAATTATCCTCGCATTCCCGACGGAGAAATATTAAATTATTTGCATTTACATACTCAGATTAAGTCAGATTTCCAACCTGAGAACCCAGAAGGTAAAACTACCATCAGCAATTATCAAAATAATGGTAACAATTTAGATGATAAATATAATTTTTCCTTTTGTGATAAATTTTCCACACACAGTCCATCAATTAATTGGGGTAAAAATTTGGGAGATCTAGCTGAAACCATGTATAAAAGACGTTCTACCCGATCTTACAGTGGCGAAAAGCTAAAATTCGATGAACTAAAACTTCTCTTAGATTTTACCTATCAACCACAAAATTATCTTGACCAAAATTTGGATAGTCATCCAGATTATTTCGATTTAAATTTAATTGAAACATTTATCGCTGTTTCTGGAGTCGACGGATTAGAACCTGGTTGCTATTATTATGCACCAAAGGCTCAAGAATTAAGGCAAATTCGCTTCAAAAATTTTCGCAGTGAGCTACACTTTCTCTGTTTAGGACAGGAATTGGGTAGAGATGCAGCAGCTGTCATATTTCATACTGCTGATTTAAAAAAGGCAGTGGATAATTACGGAGACCGGGTTTACCGTTATTTACATCTTGATGCAGGTCACCTAGGACAAAGACTAAATTTGGCAGCAATTCATCTTAATTTAGGTGTTAGTGGTGTTGGTGGTTTTTTTGATAATCAGGTTAATGATATTTTAGGTATTCCTATTGATGAGGCAGTTGTCTATATTACTACATTAGGAAGACCAAGATGA
- a CDS encoding ATP-binding protein has translation MSQEVELKNLPLGINTLDKLRGSNCVYVDKTCFVLKLIKQPGAFFLSRPRRFGKSLFVDTLKEIFEGNEKLFEGLYIHDKWDWSRKFPVIKIDFADGVLKNREELDRRILDLLRKNAERLGVSYESNDIPGKFGTLIGEAVAKYGTRAVVLVDEYDKPILDNIDNPNIAAEMREGLKNLYSVLKGQDANLQFVFMTGVTKFSKVSLFSGINQLTDITIDTQYSSICGYTETDLQESFGDHLEGVDFDQVRNWYNGYNWTGSETVYNPCDILLFIGKGQVFRNYWFETGSPSFLLKLFQKERYFLPNLEGIQVTEEILDSFDVEQINPVTLLFQSGYLTIKDTFTDINQMVFCLGIPNMEVKIALNNQFINAYANLVNEKLGIQRLIHTQLRSGDVEGLVSTIKRLFASIPWRNFTNNDLADFEGYYASVIYAFLSSLDARVIPEDITNHGQSDLTVMVGGHIYVVEIKVVEGNEVQGNPALDQILQRNYAEKYRGEPGKSVHEIGLIFSRSQRNLIQADWH, from the coding sequence ATGAGCCAAGAAGTAGAGCTGAAAAACTTGCCGTTAGGGATAAACACGCTAGACAAACTGCGTGGCAGTAATTGTGTATATGTGGACAAAACGTGTTTCGTACTAAAATTGATTAAACAACCTGGAGCATTCTTTCTGTCGCGACCAAGACGCTTTGGTAAAAGTCTATTTGTGGATACCCTGAAGGAGATATTCGAGGGGAATGAAAAATTGTTTGAGGGGCTCTATATTCATGACAAATGGGACTGGAGTCGTAAGTTTCCCGTAATTAAGATTGATTTTGCGGATGGGGTATTAAAAAACCGGGAAGAGTTGGATAGACGTATATTAGACCTTTTGCGGAAGAACGCGGAGCGCCTGGGAGTCTCCTACGAGTCAAATGATATACCAGGGAAATTTGGAACCCTGATTGGGGAAGCAGTGGCTAAATATGGTACTAGAGCAGTAGTACTGGTAGATGAATACGACAAACCAATTCTCGATAATATAGACAATCCAAATATCGCCGCTGAAATGCGAGAGGGACTGAAAAACCTTTACTCAGTGCTAAAGGGTCAAGATGCCAACCTCCAGTTCGTGTTTATGACTGGAGTCACTAAGTTTTCTAAGGTCAGCTTATTTAGTGGGATTAATCAACTAACGGACATTACCATTGATACCCAATACTCATCCATCTGTGGTTATACTGAAACCGACCTCCAAGAGTCCTTCGGTGACCACCTTGAGGGGGTAGATTTTGACCAAGTGCGCAATTGGTATAATGGTTATAATTGGACAGGGTCGGAGACTGTTTATAATCCCTGTGACATCTTGCTGTTTATTGGAAAAGGCCAAGTTTTCCGTAACTACTGGTTTGAAACGGGTAGTCCCAGCTTTCTACTCAAACTGTTCCAGAAAGAGCGGTATTTCTTACCCAATTTGGAGGGAATTCAGGTAACGGAGGAAATACTTGATTCCTTTGATGTGGAGCAGATTAATCCAGTGACCCTCCTGTTTCAGTCTGGTTATCTGACCATTAAAGACACATTTACAGATATCAACCAGATGGTGTTTTGCTTGGGCATACCTAACATGGAGGTGAAAATTGCCCTCAACAACCAGTTTATCAACGCCTATGCTAACTTAGTCAACGAAAAGTTAGGTATACAAAGACTGATACATACCCAACTGCGTTCTGGAGATGTGGAAGGCTTAGTCAGCACCATCAAGCGATTATTTGCCTCCATTCCTTGGCGGAATTTCACTAATAACGACCTAGCGGATTTTGAAGGATATTATGCTTCCGTAATTTACGCCTTCCTTAGTTCCTTGGATGCTCGAGTTATTCCAGAAGATATCACTAATCATGGTCAGTCAGACTTAACTGTTATGGTGGGGGGACACATCTATGTGGTGGAAATCAAGGTGGTAGAGGGGAATGAAGTCCAGGGAAATCCAGCACTTGACCAAATCCTCCAGCGAAACTATGCTGAAAAATATCGTGGGGAACCGGGAAAATCTGTCCATGAAATTGGTTTGATATTTAGTCGCAGCCAAAGGAACCTTATACAAGCGGACTGGCACTGA
- a CDS encoding ATP-binding protein, which yields MNLQNLPLGINTLSVLRENNCVYVDKTKLAYHLIRIAGRFFLSRPRRFGKSLFVDTLKEIFEGNEKLFEGLYIHDKWDWSRKFPVIKIDFADGVLKNREELDDKIRDVLWTNGDRLGVSSKRKSISGIFGEIITGAREQFGERVVVLVDEYDKPILDNIDNPNIAAEMREGLKNLYSVLKSQDANLQFVFMTGVTKFSKVSLFSGVNQLKDITISEAYSSICGYTETDLRESLGDHLEGVDWDVVRHWYNGYNWTGSETVYNPYDILLFISEGMKFRNYWFETGSPSFLLKLFQKEHYFLPNLEGIQVTEEILDSFDVEQINPVTLLFQSGYLTIKDTFTDINQMVFCLGIPNMEVKIALNNQFINAYANLVNEKLGIQRLIHNQLRSGDVEGLVSTIKRLFASIPWRNFTNNDLADFEGYYASVIYAFLSSLDARVIPEDITNHGQSDLTVMVGGHVYVMEIKVVEGNQVAGNSALDQILQRNYAEKYRGEPGKSIHEIGLIFSRTQRNLIQADWH from the coding sequence ATGAATTTACAAAATTTGCCCTTGGGGATCAATACCCTGAGCGTGTTGCGTGAAAACAATTGTGTCTATGTAGATAAAACAAAGTTGGCTTACCATCTTATTAGGATTGCGGGAAGATTCTTTCTGTCGCGACCAAGACGCTTTGGCAAAAGTCTATTTGTGGATACCCTGAAGGAGATATTCGAGGGGAATGAAAAATTGTTTGAGGGGCTCTATATTCATGACAAATGGGACTGGAGTCGTAAGTTTCCCGTAATTAAGATTGATTTTGCGGATGGGGTATTAAAAAACCGAGAAGAGTTAGATGACAAGATTCGGGATGTTCTCTGGACTAATGGCGATCGCCTGGGGGTTAGCTCGAAAAGGAAGAGTATCAGCGGGATTTTCGGAGAAATCATCACAGGTGCAAGGGAGCAGTTCGGTGAAAGGGTAGTGGTGCTGGTAGATGAATACGACAAACCGATTCTCGATAATATAGATAACCCAAATATCGCCGCTGAAATGCGAGAGGGACTGAAAAACCTTTACTCAGTGTTGAAGAGTCAAGATGCCAACCTCCAGTTCGTATTTATGACCGGAGTCACTAAGTTTTCCAAGGTCAGCCTATTTAGTGGCGTGAATCAACTCAAGGACATCACTATTAGCGAAGCCTACTCATCCATCTGTGGTTATACTGAAACGGACCTGCGGGAGTCCTTAGGTGACCACCTTGAGGGAGTAGATTGGGATGTAGTACGTCATTGGTACAATGGTTATAATTGGACAGGTTCAGAGACCGTTTATAACCCCTACGACATTCTCCTCTTCATTAGCGAAGGCATGAAATTTCGTAACTACTGGTTTGAGACAGGTAGTCCCAGCTTTCTACTCAAGCTGTTCCAGAAGGAGCACTATTTCCTACCCAATTTGGAGGGAATCCAGGTAACCGAGGAGATACTCGATTCCTTCGATGTGGAGCAAATTAATCCAGTGACCCTCCTGTTTCAGTCTGGTTATTTGACCATTAAAGACACATTTACAGATATCAACCAGATGGTGTTTTGCTTGGGCATACCCAATATGGAGGTGAAGATTGCTCTCAACAACCAGTTTATCAACGCCTATGCCAACTTAGTAAACGAAAAGTTAGGTATACAAAGACTGATACATAACCAACTGCGTTCTGGAGATGTGGAAGGCTTAGTCAGCACCATCAAGCGATTATTTGCCTCCATTCCTTGGCGGAATTTCACTAATAATGACCTAGCGGATTTTGAAGGATATTATGCCTCGGTAATCTACGCCTTTCTCAGTTCCTTGGATGCTCGAGTTATTCCAGAAGATATCACCAATCATGGTCAATCAGACTTAACTGTTATGGTGGGGGGACACGTCTATGTGATGGAAATCAAGGTGGTAGAAGGGAATCAAGTTGCAGGAAATTCAGCACTTGACCAAATCCTTCAGCGAAACTATGCTGAAAAGTACCGTGGGGAACCAGGAAAATCTATCCATGAAATTGGTTTGATATTTAGCCGCACCCAACGGAACCTTATACAAGCGGACTGGCACTGA